Part of the Tidjanibacter massiliensis genome is shown below.
CGACCTGCTGCGCCGCGTACTGACGATACTGGCGGCGACCTCCATCGTGGTGACGGCCGTCTATATCCTGCGTACGGTCGGCAAGATACTCTACGGTCCGGTGCAGAATCCCGACCACTTGAAGCTGGACGATGCGCACTGGTACGAGCGTTTCTCGGCCGTGGCGCTCATCGCCTGCATCGTGGCGGTAGGCGTGTGGCCCTCCGGTGCGCAGGGATTGATTTATGAGAGCCTCGGACCGATAATGGAACATTTAAACCTCTTTTAGCGTATGGATTTGGGTAATTTCTTGGTAATGCGCCAGGAGCTCGGTCTGCTTGCCGTGTTCGTGGTACTGCTCCTGTTCGATATATTCGCCGGCGAAACGCGTGCGATGCGGTGGTTCCGGCCGCTGGCGATTGTCCTTTTCGCACTGCATACCGTGGCCGGATTCTTCTGTTGTCTGCCCGAAGGGAGCGCCTTCGGGGGAATGTATATCACGAGCCGGCTTACGGTGCTGATGAAAAATATCCTGAATCTCGGTACGCTCGTGGTCTTCATGCAGGCCGGCGAATGGCTGCGGGGCCGGGAGACGGCCATCCGCGAGGGGGAGTATTACGTCATCACGCTCGCCACGCTTCTGGGCATGTATCTGATGGTCTCCGCCGGGAACTTCATGCTGCTCTACATCGGTATCGAGATGGCATCGCTGCCGACGGCATGCCTCGCGGCGTACAACAAGTACCGGGAGAAGTCGGCCGAGGCAGGAGCGAAATACATCCTGATGTCCACGCTCTCGTCGGGTATCATGATGTTCGGCCTCTCATATCTCTACGGTGCGATGGGGACGATGTATTTCGCCGACATGCAGCCGCTGGTGAGCGCCGATTTCATGACGGTGTTGGGATTCGTCTTCTTCTTCGCCGGACTGGCTTTCAAGATTTCGCTCGTGCCTTTCCATATGTGGGCTCCCGATGTCTATGAAGGGGCACCTACGGCTACCACAGCCTACCTTTCGGTAGTTTCCAAAGCGGCGGGTTGCTTCGTGCTGCTGCTGACGCTGCATCATGTATTCGGCAACATCGGTCGTATCTGGTACTATATCCTGTGGGCGGTTACGGTGGCGACCATTGTGGTGGGCAACCTGTTCGCCATCCGTCAGCGGGACATCAAACGTTTCTTTGCCTACTCGTCCATTTCGCAGGCGGGGTACATCATGCTCGGCGTGCTGCACGGTACGCCGGAGGGACTCTCCGCTGTAGTGTACTACGTGCTGGTCTACCTCTTCGCCAACATGGCGGCGTTCGGTGTCATCGCTTCCGTCGAAAACCACAGCGGCCGTACGGACATCGGCGCTTACGACGGACTGTATAAGTCCAATCCGAAACTCGCCTTGGTGATGATGCTCGCGGTCTTTTCGCTCGCGGGTATCCCTCCGGTCGGCGGTTTCTTCAGTAAATTTTTCATTTTCGCGGCAGCTGCGGCGAAGGGGGATTACCTGCTGGTCTTCATTGCGCTGGTCAACACGGTAGTATCGCTCTACTACTACCTGAGGATAATCAAGGCCATGTTCATCAACGCTCCGGAAGGCGGCATTTCGGAACGTCTTCGTACGGACGGTTATAACAGGGCGAGCCTCGTATTCTGTACGGTCGGGATACTTGCTTCGGGTGTTGTGAGCAACCTCTACGGCTACATCAGCGGAATCGGGTTTTAACGGATACAGGCAACCGGAGCGACTGCCTTCCCGGATGATTGCGTACGCCTGCGGCTTCGGCTGCGGGCGTGTGTTTTCCGGTCGGCGTGTCTTGTTCTGCGCCTTGTTCCGAAAAAGAGGCGGGGCCGAATATCCGCAGGCATATCGGCGTATATTTGCACCGTTAAAAACGATACGGACTATGAGGAGTTTTGCGAGCGATAACAATTCGGGCGTCCATCCGGAGGTGATGGCCGCCATTATCGAGGCGAACCGTGACCATGCAGCCGGGTACGGCGACGACCGCTGGACCGAACGGGCCGCGGAGTGTGTACGGCAGGTCTTCGGGGAGGAGGCCCGTCCCTTTTTCCTGTTCAACGGAACGGGGGCCAACAGTGTGGCGCTGCAGGCGGTGACGCGGTCGTTTCACAGCATCCTGTGTGCCGCTACGGCACATATCTACGTGGATGAGTGTAACGCTCCGGCGCGAATGACGGGGTGTCAGCTCATCGCGGTCGCCACGCCCGACGGCAAACTGACGCCCGACCTGCTCCGTCCCCATTTGCAGCACTTCGGTGACTGCCACCATGCGCAGCCCGGCGCCGTCTATATTTCGCAGGCTACGGAGCTCGGTACGCTCTATACGGTGGAGGAAGTGCGGGCTATCGCCTCGCTCGTCCACGCCCACGGTATGAAGCTTCACATGGACGGGGCACGTCTGGCCAACGCCTGTGCGGCGCTGGGGTGTACCATGCGCGAGGTCACCGTAGATGCCGGGGTGGACATTCTCAGCCTCGGCGGGACGAAAAACGGAATGATGATGGGGGAGGCTGTCGTGGCTTTCAGGGAGGAGGTCGCTGCCGACATCAAGTATTACCGCAAACAGTCGGCACAACTGGCCTCCAAGATGCGTTACCTGTCGGCCCAGTTCATCCCTTATCTCGACGGTTTGTGGCTCCGTAATGCACAGCATGCCAACCGGCAGGCCCGCCGCCTGGCTGCGGCATTGGCCCG
Proteins encoded:
- a CDS encoding NADH-quinone oxidoreductase subunit N translates to MDLGNFLVMRQELGLLAVFVVLLLFDIFAGETRAMRWFRPLAIVLFALHTVAGFFCCLPEGSAFGGMYITSRLTVLMKNILNLGTLVVFMQAGEWLRGRETAIREGEYYVITLATLLGMYLMVSAGNFMLLYIGIEMASLPTACLAAYNKYREKSAEAGAKYILMSTLSSGIMMFGLSYLYGAMGTMYFADMQPLVSADFMTVLGFVFFFAGLAFKISLVPFHMWAPDVYEGAPTATTAYLSVVSKAAGCFVLLLTLHHVFGNIGRIWYYILWAVTVATIVVGNLFAIRQRDIKRFFAYSSISQAGYIMLGVLHGTPEGLSAVVYYVLVYLFANMAAFGVIASVENHSGRTDIGAYDGLYKSNPKLALVMMLAVFSLAGIPPVGGFFSKFFIFAAAAAKGDYLLVFIALVNTVVSLYYYLRIIKAMFINAPEGGISERLRTDGYNRASLVFCTVGILASGVVSNLYGYISGIGF
- a CDS encoding threonine aldolase family protein, encoding MRSFASDNNSGVHPEVMAAIIEANRDHAAGYGDDRWTERAAECVRQVFGEEARPFFLFNGTGANSVALQAVTRSFHSILCAATAHIYVDECNAPARMTGCQLIAVATPDGKLTPDLLRPHLQHFGDCHHAQPGAVYISQATELGTLYTVEEVRAIASLVHAHGMKLHMDGARLANACAALGCTMREVTVDAGVDILSLGGTKNGMMMGEAVVAFREEVAADIKYYRKQSAQLASKMRYLSAQFIPYLDGLWLRNAQHANRQARRLAAALARFPQLRLTQPVETNQLFIAMPRTVIARLSERYFFYVWNEAADEVRFVTSWDTTDEDIDALVDALAEIME